The following are encoded in a window of candidate division KSB1 bacterium genomic DNA:
- a CDS encoding DUF2723 domain-containing protein gives MQREKQINRIFASLAFVISLVTYLRTIAPTTSFWDCGEFITCSYILGIPHPPGAPFYLMLGRLFSMIIPVADIGLRVNLISAVSSALTVMFLYLIIVRLIKQWRGEPKSDYDLLVLTASGLIGALAFAFTDSFWFNAVEAEVYAISMLFTSSVIYLILVWLEKSDAPTSDRYLLFIAYLIGLAIAVHLLMILALPALFLVIYFRYLETHGREATLGRFAGYVGFTLLLFFLVLAFGLSVGIPLKVNLAFGVLLMVGIALLRSDHPERISYRNFTFFAIIALFGFALIYPGIVQYVPYIAGKLKSFGFFFLLLLPIGLILALRKTLADRNRVASLALMSLLLIILGYTTYAMIYIRSNLDPAVDENDPETLAGMVSYLNREQYGTWGILPRRFPGLAPDWQFEYENPGENYETYQFSKQIKFMIDYQINKLYWRYFGWQFIGKGKTIGPDGFIAELISLNGLWGLPFLLGILGMVHHFIKHWKHATFVTALFILTGLAIVIYLNQEDPQPRERDYVFVGSFFAFAIWLGIGVTAVLEWLEETFRDRKRLLFGASFAAIAFMLIIAPINLFAFNFHTHDRTGEYVAYDYSYNILQTCEPNAIIFTNGDNDTFPLWFLQYVKGIRTDIRVVNLSLLNTQWYIKQLKHQEPKVPISLTDEQIDKLEVRVWKGGNVEIPVPPEVKRRELGIEISEPETLRFYVKPTVFGQALRVQDIMVLNIVLANQWQKPIYFAVTVSDQNKVNLDEFLRMDGLCFKLIPGKADGIDAARLEKNLFEVFQYRNLDNPKVYFNDNIVGLLQNYRAAFLRLAHYYLMNRDHAGVVRTLDKMNEIMPFKVIPAPDPRLALQVGQYYYFAGRNDRFLEMAEYTYSQAPEDPEVVGAYVSLLERQGQYAKAKEILQKWLAMRPMDSEAQKKIEELDKLMNRNAGDTLQN, from the coding sequence ATGCAGCGCGAGAAACAAATCAACCGAATCTTTGCCTCTTTGGCGTTTGTCATTTCGCTTGTGACCTATTTGCGCACCATTGCGCCGACGACCTCTTTTTGGGACTGCGGCGAATTCATCACCTGTTCCTACATACTCGGCATTCCGCACCCGCCTGGGGCGCCGTTCTACCTGATGCTCGGCCGGCTGTTCAGCATGATCATTCCTGTAGCCGACATCGGGCTGCGCGTCAATCTTATTTCCGCCGTCAGTTCCGCCTTAACGGTTATGTTCCTCTATCTCATTATCGTGCGACTTATCAAGCAATGGCGGGGTGAACCGAAATCCGACTATGATCTTTTGGTGCTGACGGCGAGCGGTCTGATCGGCGCTTTGGCCTTTGCCTTTACCGACTCTTTTTGGTTCAACGCCGTAGAGGCTGAGGTTTATGCCATCAGTATGCTCTTCACCAGCTCGGTGATCTATCTGATTCTGGTCTGGCTGGAGAAATCCGACGCTCCGACTTCAGACCGTTACCTGCTTTTCATCGCTTATTTGATCGGTCTCGCTATTGCCGTACACTTGCTGATGATCCTGGCGCTGCCTGCTCTCTTTCTCGTCATTTATTTCCGCTACTTGGAGACGCACGGCCGCGAGGCAACTCTGGGAAGATTCGCCGGCTATGTCGGTTTTACCCTGCTGTTATTTTTTCTGGTCCTGGCTTTCGGCCTGTCGGTCGGCATTCCGCTCAAAGTCAATTTGGCCTTCGGCGTACTGCTGATGGTCGGCATCGCTCTGCTGCGCAGCGATCATCCTGAGCGCATCAGTTACCGAAATTTCACTTTCTTCGCTATTATCGCGCTTTTCGGCTTTGCACTGATCTATCCGGGAATTGTGCAGTATGTTCCATACATTGCCGGAAAGCTCAAGTCCTTCGGCTTTTTCTTTCTGCTGCTTCTGCCGATCGGATTGATTTTAGCTCTGCGCAAAACACTAGCCGACCGCAATCGTGTCGCCTCTCTTGCTCTCATGTCACTCCTTCTCATTATTCTCGGCTATACGACTTATGCCATGATCTATATTCGTTCCAATCTGGATCCCGCTGTCGATGAGAACGACCCCGAAACCTTGGCCGGCATGGTCAGCTACCTCAACCGCGAGCAATATGGTACTTGGGGCATTCTGCCGCGCCGTTTTCCGGGATTGGCGCCGGATTGGCAGTTTGAGTATGAGAACCCGGGTGAAAATTACGAAACCTACCAGTTCTCCAAACAGATCAAGTTCATGATCGATTATCAGATCAACAAGCTCTACTGGCGGTATTTCGGCTGGCAATTCATCGGCAAAGGCAAAACCATCGGTCCGGACGGCTTTATTGCCGAGCTAATTTCACTCAACGGCTTGTGGGGATTGCCGTTCCTTCTCGGCATTCTGGGCATGGTGCACCATTTCATCAAGCATTGGAAGCATGCAACTTTTGTGACGGCGCTTTTCATTCTCACGGGATTGGCCATCGTCATCTATCTCAACCAGGAGGATCCCCAGCCGCGCGAGAGGGACTATGTTTTTGTCGGCAGCTTTTTCGCCTTTGCGATATGGCTGGGCATCGGCGTGACGGCCGTACTGGAATGGCTCGAAGAAACCTTCCGCGACCGAAAACGGCTGCTGTTCGGCGCCTCCTTTGCGGCGATTGCATTCATGCTGATCATCGCGCCAATCAACCTGTTTGCTTTTAATTTCCATACTCACGACCGCACCGGCGAATATGTGGCCTACGATTACTCTTATAACATCCTGCAAACCTGCGAGCCGAACGCCATCATTTTCACCAACGGAGACAATGACACCTTTCCGCTCTGGTTTCTCCAGTACGTCAAGGGGATTCGAACGGATATCCGCGTCGTCAATCTCAGTCTGCTGAACACGCAATGGTACATCAAACAGCTCAAGCATCAGGAACCCAAGGTTCCGATTAGTTTGACCGATGAACAGATCGACAAGCTGGAGGTTAGAGTCTGGAAGGGCGGAAATGTCGAGATCCCTGTGCCGCCCGAGGTCAAACGCCGCGAATTGGGCATCGAGATCAGCGAACCGGAAACGCTGCGCTTTTACGTCAAACCGACTGTATTCGGCCAGGCGCTGCGCGTGCAGGATATCATGGTTCTTAACATTGTGCTGGCCAATCAATGGCAAAAGCCGATCTATTTTGCCGTTACCGTCTCGGATCAAAACAAAGTCAATCTTGACGAATTTCTGCGCATGGACGGCCTCTGCTTTAAACTGATTCCCGGCAAAGCCGACGGCATCGACGCCGCCCGGCTGGAGAAAAATCTCTTTGAGGTTTTCCAATACCGCAACCTAGACAATCCGAAAGTCTATTTCAACGATAACATTGTCGGGTTGCTGCAGAATTATCGCGCCGCATTTTTACGGTTGGCGCACTATTATCTCATGAACCGTGACCATGCGGGAGTCGTCCGCACGCTCGACAAGATGAATGAAATCATGCCCTTTAAGGTGATACCGGCGCCGGATCCGCGTCTGGCGCTGCAGGTCGGCCAATATTATTATTTTGCCGGAAGAAACGACCGCTTTTTAGAAATGGCCGAATATACCTACAGTCAGGCGCCCGAAGACCCCGAAGTGGTCGGTGCCTATGTCAGTCTGCTCGAACGCCAGGGCCAATACGCAAAAGCAAAGGAGATCCTGCAGAAGTGGCTGGCGATGCGGCCCATGGATTCGGAGGCGCAGAAAAAGATCGAAGAGCTGGACAAGCTGATGAACCGCAACGCCGGAGATACGCTGCAAAATTGA
- the purE gene encoding 5-(carboxyamino)imidazole ribonucleotide mutase, translating into MPKVAILMGSSSDAEIMSAAEEYLRFFGIEYTTHVLSAHRTPEETAAFAKKAEAEGYSAIIAGAGMAAHLPGVLAAYTTLPIIGVPLPGSALNGVDALYSIVQMPPGVPVATMAIGKAGARNAAIFVAEMLALHSEEIKKKLCQFRAQKCSLN; encoded by the coding sequence ATGCCCAAGGTAGCCATACTCATGGGAAGTTCCTCGGACGCTGAAATCATGTCGGCTGCCGAAGAATATCTGCGTTTTTTCGGCATAGAGTATACCACGCATGTTTTGTCGGCGCACCGTACGCCGGAAGAGACGGCGGCGTTTGCGAAAAAGGCCGAAGCGGAAGGCTATTCGGCGATCATTGCCGGAGCCGGTATGGCTGCGCATTTGCCTGGCGTGTTGGCGGCATATACGACTCTGCCGATCATCGGCGTGCCGCTTCCGGGGTCGGCGTTGAACGGCGTCGATGCACTCTATTCCATCGTGCAAATGCCGCCCGGCGTGCCGGTGGCAACCATGGCGATCGGCAAAGCCGGCGCCCGTAACGCAGCGATCTTTGTCGCCGAAATGCTGGCGCTGCATTCTGAAGAAATCAAGAAAAAGCTTTGCCAATTTCGCGCTCAAAAATGCTCTTTGAACTAA
- a CDS encoding LOG family protein has product MNDTNSIYESPGLNHVFIQKKSIDKPLKKPRLIKAYRNESFLNSSEARPIRILSEYLEVAGRLRHRGIKDTIVFYGSARFKSRLEAEEQLAAVTREMAAVKAPDAALIEKLKAAERDLKNSRYYEEARQLAFLLAKWSQELNEKHRFIVCSGGGPGIMEAANRGAAEAGSPTIGMNISLPFEQEANPYITEDLSFEFHYFFMRKFWFVYLAKGLVVFPGGFGTMDELFELLTLRQTEKVKKKMCVIIYGTEFWREVVNFPKLVEWGVISPQDLNLFYMADDPQTAFQILSSHLQKEFIDKTNSLSL; this is encoded by the coding sequence ATGAACGATACGAATTCCATCTATGAGTCGCCGGGTCTCAACCATGTCTTTATCCAGAAAAAAAGTATCGACAAGCCCCTTAAAAAGCCGCGCCTGATCAAAGCATACCGCAACGAAAGCTTTTTGAACAGCAGCGAAGCGCGGCCGATCCGAATTCTCAGCGAATATTTGGAAGTTGCAGGCCGACTGCGCCACCGCGGCATCAAGGACACGATCGTTTTCTACGGTTCGGCGCGCTTCAAGTCGAGACTCGAAGCGGAAGAGCAGCTCGCTGCCGTTACACGCGAAATGGCGGCGGTAAAAGCTCCCGATGCCGCGCTCATCGAGAAGCTGAAAGCGGCGGAGCGCGATCTCAAGAACTCGCGCTACTATGAAGAAGCCCGACAGCTTGCCTTTTTGTTGGCCAAGTGGTCACAGGAATTGAATGAAAAACATCGGTTCATTGTCTGCTCCGGCGGCGGGCCTGGAATCATGGAAGCCGCCAATCGCGGCGCCGCCGAAGCGGGAAGCCCCACCATCGGCATGAACATCAGCCTCCCCTTCGAGCAGGAAGCCAACCCCTACATCACCGAAGATCTTTCCTTTGAATTTCACTACTTTTTCATGCGCAAGTTCTGGTTCGTCTATTTGGCCAAGGGACTGGTCGTCTTTCCGGGCGGCTTTGGCACCATGGATGAACTTTTCGAACTGCTCACGCTCCGCCAGACGGAAAAGGTCAAAAAGAAAATGTGCGTGATTATTTACGGTACGGAGTTCTGGCGCGAGGTCGTCAATTTTCCCAAACTGGTCGAGTGGGGTGTGATCTCGCCGCAGGATCTCAATCTTTTCTACATGGCCGACGACCCGCAGACAGCCTTTCAGATTTTGAGTTCTCATCTGCAAAAAGAGTTCATCGACAAGACGAATTCTCTGAGTCTCTAA
- a CDS encoding DUF4837 family protein: protein MRRVIGWVSILILITLIVGCSMKRQSIGSRNKIVVISDAELYSQVEPELEKAFGVEYFTPQIERVFSLELRQPEELASLQRFPHLLIVGTLASEGKLGELIDKFLSPASRQRVEQDSAFMFSKKNPWATDQLLAVLVSRDVETLKRNIDKHGETLFELFDRHEQEVVFNNLYLRFEQKQIAKALMEKHGWSVRVQHDYFVAVDSSEARLVWLRRLMPQRWLAVYWEENADPATLSKEWMLDRRAWFGEKFYDGDFVYEDSTLKVKEARVNFCGRYAVRLDGVWQNAKHEMGGPFRSYGFYNESDKRLYLIDLAVYAPGERKWQYIRQLDGIASTFTVKGEQK from the coding sequence ATGCGTCGTGTTATCGGATGGGTAAGCATTTTGATTCTTATCACGTTGATTGTCGGCTGCAGCATGAAACGGCAGTCGATCGGTTCCCGCAACAAGATCGTCGTCATTTCCGATGCCGAGCTCTATTCGCAGGTCGAGCCGGAATTGGAAAAGGCTTTCGGCGTCGAATACTTTACGCCGCAAATCGAGCGGGTTTTCTCACTAGAATTACGTCAACCGGAAGAGTTGGCAAGTCTGCAGCGATTTCCGCACCTGCTCATCGTCGGAACTCTTGCTTCGGAAGGCAAGCTGGGTGAGCTGATCGACAAATTTCTCAGCCCCGCCTCGCGGCAAAGAGTGGAGCAGGACAGCGCATTTATGTTCAGCAAAAAAAATCCCTGGGCAACCGATCAGTTATTGGCTGTGCTCGTTTCGCGCGACGTGGAAACGTTGAAGCGCAATATCGACAAGCACGGCGAGACGTTGTTCGAGCTCTTTGACCGACACGAGCAGGAGGTCGTCTTTAACAACCTCTATCTTCGTTTCGAACAGAAGCAGATCGCCAAAGCCCTGATGGAAAAACACGGCTGGAGTGTGCGTGTCCAGCATGACTATTTTGTTGCAGTGGACTCGAGCGAAGCCCGCCTTGTTTGGCTGCGGAGGCTGATGCCGCAAAGGTGGCTGGCCGTCTATTGGGAGGAGAATGCCGATCCGGCGACGCTTTCCAAAGAATGGATGCTCGATCGGCGCGCCTGGTTCGGCGAAAAATTTTACGACGGCGATTTTGTCTATGAAGACAGCACGCTCAAGGTCAAAGAAGCGCGGGTCAATTTTTGCGGCCGCTATGCCGTTCGTTTGGACGGCGTTTGGCAGAATGCCAAGCATGAAATGGGCGGGCCTTTCCGCTCCTACGGCTTTTACAATGAAAGCGATAAACGGCTTTACCTCATCGATCTGGCCGTTTACGCGCCCGGTGAACGCAAATGGCAGTATATTCGTCAGCTGGATGGAATTGCATCGACTTTTACCGTGAAAGGAGAACAGAAATAA
- a CDS encoding glycosyltransferase family 4 protein, whose protein sequence is MRSAKRRYRILVINWQDIRHPLAGGAEVHLHEIFRRVAREHDVTLLCCSFAGGADEEEIDGIRVVRRGGRNFFNYVVPKAYRELAQSRCYDIVLDDLNKIPFFTPLFVKEPILAIAHHFFGSSIFKEVSPWYGAYVCTAEYLVRWVYRRTPFAVVSESTRRELRRWGIKSEIHILPNAVEVEAYVGTDGTADEPVIGYLGRLKKYKSIDHLIRALPLIRLRVPNARLKIIGGGDAEAMLRGLCRELELSEWIEFTGHVSQADKVKHLRSCAVVVNPSPKEGWGLTVLEANACGIPVVAADSPGLRDSVVDGVTGLLYQYGNLQALTERVTELLLNKEKRLSLGTQATFWAKQWSWDESARIAAELIERYAQHKS, encoded by the coding sequence ATGAGATCGGCAAAGCGACGTTACCGCATCTTGGTCATCAATTGGCAGGATATCCGTCATCCTTTGGCCGGCGGGGCTGAGGTGCATCTGCACGAGATTTTCCGTCGCGTGGCGCGCGAGCACGACGTGACGCTGCTCTGCTGCAGCTTTGCCGGCGGCGCTGACGAGGAAGAAATAGACGGCATCCGCGTTGTTCGGCGCGGCGGACGCAATTTTTTTAACTATGTCGTACCCAAAGCCTACCGCGAACTCGCTCAAAGTCGGTGTTATGATATTGTACTTGATGATTTAAATAAAATTCCGTTCTTTACTCCGCTATTCGTCAAAGAACCGATTTTGGCCATTGCTCACCATTTTTTCGGCAGCAGCATCTTTAAAGAAGTTTCGCCCTGGTACGGCGCCTATGTCTGCACGGCCGAGTATTTGGTGCGCTGGGTCTATCGTCGGACGCCCTTTGCCGTAGTCTCGGAAAGCACGCGTCGAGAGCTGCGACGCTGGGGAATAAAGAGCGAAATTCATATATTGCCCAATGCCGTAGAGGTCGAGGCGTATGTCGGAACGGACGGAACGGCGGATGAGCCGGTTATCGGTTATTTGGGCCGTTTAAAAAAGTACAAGAGCATCGACCATCTCATTCGCGCGCTGCCGCTGATTCGTTTGCGCGTGCCGAACGCCAGATTAAAAATCATCGGCGGCGGCGACGCTGAAGCGATGCTGCGCGGCTTGTGCCGTGAGCTCGAATTATCGGAATGGATCGAGTTTACCGGCCACGTTTCGCAGGCTGATAAAGTCAAGCATCTGCGTAGCTGCGCGGTTGTCGTCAATCCCTCGCCGAAGGAAGGGTGGGGATTGACGGTTTTGGAAGCCAACGCCTGCGGCATTCCGGTTGTGGCGGCTGATTCGCCGGGACTGCGCGATTCGGTCGTCGACGGCGTTACAGGTTTGTTGTACCAATACGGCAACCTGCAGGCTTTGACGGAGCGCGTGACGGAGCTTTTGTTAAATAAAGAGAAACGGCTCTCACTAGGAACCCAGGCGACGTTTTGGGCTAAACAATGGAGTTGGGACGAATCGGCGCGCATCGCCGCAGAATTGATTGAACGTTATGCACAGCATAAATCATGA
- a CDS encoding flippase-like domain-containing protein, producing KKFAEKAAEVYRGIHRLRYERAAALKLIMVAPTVQFLRILTHYFTALSVGTKVGLSPFMIFIPLVAFFASLPISFGGIGVREQSAAVLFSQVGLAAPQAVAFEFLAYLVGIFASLPGGIVFTLRKTKQK from the coding sequence AAAAAATTCGCCGAAAAGGCGGCCGAGGTCTATCGCGGCATTCACCGGCTGAGGTATGAGCGGGCAGCGGCTCTTAAGCTGATCATGGTCGCGCCGACCGTGCAGTTTTTACGGATCTTGACTCATTATTTCACCGCTCTGTCCGTCGGCACAAAGGTTGGGCTGTCGCCTTTTATGATCTTTATACCCCTTGTCGCCTTTTTTGCAAGCCTGCCGATCTCTTTCGGCGGTATCGGAGTGCGCGAACAGTCGGCCGCCGTGTTGTTTTCCCAAGTGGGACTGGCAGCCCCGCAGGCGGTTGCGTTCGAATTTCTGGCTTATTTGGTCGGAATATTCGCTTCGCTTCCGGGCGGAATTGTCTTTACTTTGAGAAAGACAAAGCAGAAATAG
- a CDS encoding polyprenol monophosphomannose synthase, with translation MKVLIIVPTFNERENIERLLSTLLALPVNGLEVLVVDDASPDGTGQIVEAIAEKEPRVHLIRRPGKMGLGSAYIAGFRYGLANHFDLIFEMDADFSHDPHEIPKMIRAADNYDVVVGSRYLHGITVVNWPLKRLLLSMVANLYTRLITGLPVEDCTAGFVCYHRRVLESINLDRIISDGYSFQIEMKFRAWKFGFRIGEVPIIFVDRHLGVSKMSKRIVYEAVWMVWRLKILSILHKLK, from the coding sequence TTGAAAGTTTTGATTATCGTACCCACTTTTAATGAACGGGAGAATATTGAAAGGCTGTTAAGTACTCTGCTGGCTCTGCCTGTCAACGGATTGGAGGTACTGGTTGTGGATGACGCTTCCCCTGACGGTACCGGCCAAATCGTAGAGGCGATCGCCGAAAAGGAGCCCCGCGTGCATCTTATTCGGCGGCCGGGCAAGATGGGACTCGGTTCCGCTTATATAGCTGGCTTTCGTTACGGCTTGGCGAATCATTTTGACCTTATCTTTGAAATGGACGCCGATTTTTCGCACGACCCGCACGAAATCCCTAAGATGATCCGCGCCGCGGATAACTATGATGTCGTCGTCGGTTCGCGGTACCTGCACGGCATTACGGTCGTCAATTGGCCGTTGAAAAGGCTGCTGTTGAGCATGGTGGCAAACCTCTACACGAGGCTCATCACCGGCTTGCCTGTTGAGGACTGCACCGCAGGCTTTGTCTGCTATCATCGGCGCGTTCTCGAAAGCATCAATCTCGACCGGATCATTTCCGACGGCTACTCGTTTCAGATTGAAATGAAATTCCGCGCCTGGAAATTTGGATTCAGGATCGGCGAAGTGCCGATCATTTTTGTCGATCGCCATCTGGGCGTGTCGAAAATGTCGAAGCGAATTGTTTACGAAGCCGTCTGGATGGTTTGGCGGCTCAAAATTCTGAGCATCCTGCATAAATTGAAATAA
- the rfbD gene encoding dTDP-4-dehydrorhamnose reductase: MKVLVTGCHGLLGQRLVALRPDSVELVAVDLADAPLFISPAIYRACDLTQQMQVRRLFADTKPDWVIHTAAYTNVDRAEEEPELCRAVNVTAVEYLVQECRRFGATFVQLSTDYVFDGTAGPYDESARPNPLGVYAKSKWEAEEIVKSSGVDFIIARTMVLYGRTVNNRPEFVGWLIDKLRKGERVRIVTDQFGNVTLNDELAAALWRLTQLPFRGIIHLAGRDVLSRYEFSLKIADSFELDAGLITPVTTAELGQKAPRPLRSGLIVKKALEELGLEFSDTAGGLKKYKAQWNKENQPSMEMN, translated from the coding sequence GTGAAAGTCCTGGTCACCGGTTGCCACGGCTTATTGGGACAACGGCTGGTTGCGTTGCGTCCCGATTCTGTCGAGCTCGTCGCCGTCGATCTTGCGGATGCGCCGTTGTTTATTTCGCCCGCTATTTATCGAGCCTGTGATCTGACGCAACAGATGCAAGTCCGCCGATTGTTTGCGGACACGAAACCGGATTGGGTCATCCACACGGCTGCCTATACCAACGTCGATCGCGCCGAAGAAGAGCCCGAGCTTTGTCGCGCCGTAAACGTTACGGCGGTGGAATACCTTGTCCAGGAATGCCGCCGTTTCGGCGCGACGTTCGTGCAGCTGTCGACCGATTACGTCTTTGACGGCACGGCCGGTCCCTATGATGAAAGCGCACGTCCCAACCCGCTCGGCGTCTATGCCAAGTCCAAATGGGAAGCCGAGGAAATCGTCAAATCGTCCGGCGTCGATTTCATTATTGCCCGCACCATGGTCCTATACGGACGAACTGTGAATAACCGTCCCGAGTTCGTCGGCTGGTTGATCGACAAGCTGCGCAAGGGCGAGCGCGTCCGCATCGTCACCGATCAGTTCGGCAACGTGACCCTTAACGACGAGTTGGCGGCGGCTCTCTGGCGGCTCACGCAGCTGCCGTTTCGCGGCATTATCCACCTTGCCGGCCGCGATGTGCTTTCCCGCTACGAGTTTTCGCTCAAGATCGCCGACTCTTTCGAGCTGGATGCCGGTTTAATTACGCCTGTTACCACGGCCGAGCTGGGACAAAAGGCGCCGCGACCGCTGCGGTCCGGCCTTATCGTTAAAAAGGCTCTCGAGGAGCTCGGTCTCGAATTCTCCGATACCGCCGGCGGATTAAAAAAATACAAAGCGCAATGGAATAAAGAAAATCAACCCTCCATGGAGATGAATTAG
- a CDS encoding flippase-like domain-containing protein — protein MKRKRHVKPVFSTILKALVSVGLVYSLLRRLGAEDVLGRLAAASLHWLLAAFAVYALSNVLGTYQWHLLLRSQQTEITFMQSLRLYHIGLFFNNFLVSNIGGDAVRIYDIKRHSGRGTVAVSTVLFDRIIGFTAMAMIAMMAAVVKARVLTRAEFWAIGAVLFLWTAILAGLFSRRVGAWLQIRLQRRLP, from the coding sequence TTGAAAAGAAAGAGGCATGTAAAACCGGTTTTCTCTACAATCCTCAAGGCCCTCGTTTCCGTTGGCTTGGTTTATAGCCTTCTGCGGCGGCTTGGAGCCGAAGATGTGCTCGGCCGATTGGCAGCGGCGAGCCTGCATTGGCTGCTTGCGGCGTTTGCCGTCTATGCGCTCAGCAATGTGCTCGGCACTTATCAATGGCATCTGCTGCTGCGGTCTCAGCAAACCGAGATCACTTTTATGCAGTCTCTGAGGCTGTATCATATCGGCTTGTTCTTTAACAACTTTTTGGTGAGCAACATCGGCGGCGATGCGGTGCGCATCTATGACATCAAACGGCACAGCGGCCGCGGAACGGTAGCGGTCTCGACCGTGCTGTTCGACCGCATCATCGGCTTTACGGCCATGGCCATGATAGCCATGATGGCGGCAGTGGTTAAAGCTCGAGTTCTCACTCGTGCGGAATTCTGGGCAATCGGCGCTGTTCTATTTTTGTGGACGGCAATCCTAGCCGGATTGTTCAGCCGGCGGGTCGGCGCTTGGCTGCAGATTCGTCTGCAGCGCAGGCTGCCGA
- a CDS encoding alpha/beta fold hydrolase produces the protein MTHSDHQMKNGNEEPVVIFSNGSRLIGVLHHAKGNCCIILCHGFTGQKTENKRLFVEAARTFAENGFTALRFDFYGSGDSEGEFEESRLSVNIQNLRDVISWCRDQGFSRLAVLGISMGAATAILTVGSEKVDALVCWSAVPDTKRLFAGYLPNLDEIKQLPERVEYDGWLIQRDFFLDALKYDVETAFADLSLPKFIVQGTADAPLFVEGFRRFQEVAQPPADFMEIPGAGHTFQTPHHRKQVVRQTLIWLQRQF, from the coding sequence ATGACTCATTCAGATCATCAAATGAAAAACGGAAACGAGGAACCGGTCGTCATTTTCAGCAACGGAAGCAGGTTGATCGGCGTATTGCATCATGCAAAAGGCAACTGCTGCATCATCCTCTGCCACGGTTTCACCGGCCAAAAGACCGAAAACAAGCGACTTTTTGTCGAGGCGGCGCGTACTTTTGCCGAGAACGGCTTTACCGCTCTGCGGTTCGACTTTTACGGTTCCGGCGACAGCGAAGGGGAATTCGAAGAATCGCGCCTGTCGGTTAATATTCAAAACTTGCGGGATGTCATCAGCTGGTGCCGAGACCAAGGATTTTCACGATTAGCCGTCTTGGGCATCAGCATGGGAGCGGCAACAGCTATTTTGACCGTCGGTTCTGAAAAAGTCGATGCGCTGGTTTGCTGGTCTGCCGTACCGGATACCAAACGCTTGTTTGCCGGCTATCTGCCGAATCTGGACGAAATCAAACAATTGCCCGAGCGGGTAGAGTACGACGGGTGGCTGATTCAACGTGACTTTTTCCTGGATGCACTCAAATACGACGTGGAAACAGCGTTTGCTGATTTGTCGCTACCGAAATTTATCGTTCAAGGAACGGCCGATGCGCCGCTTTTCGTCGAGGGATTCCGGAGGTTTCAGGAGGTTGCTCAGCCGCCGGCTGATTTTATGGAAATCCCGGGCGCCGGTCATACGTTTCAGACGCCGCACCATCGCAAACAGGTTGTTCGACAGACCCTCATTTGGCTGCAGCGTCAATTTTGA
- a CDS encoding ABC transporter ATP-binding protein, with translation MNISIKGLRKEYDNGFRALDDIDLEIGSGLTGLLGPNGAGKTTLMRILVTLLKPTAGEVKINGYDLQKNRREIRAMLGYLPQDFSIFSKLQTWEFLDYAAALAGLRNSRERRQAVDSMLEKVGLYEVRDRQANKLSGGMKRRLGIAQALIGSPKIVIVDEPTTGLDPEERIRFRNLLSDMARNDIIIILSTHIVGDISSTCRDMALLDHGRVIFKGAPEKLIEEARGHVWQIRVGDAELEAVKAKYPVVTSIPAEDGWDVQIVAEELDGYQGMPIEPNLEHAYVYRMERLGESVSLN, from the coding sequence ATGAATATTTCGATCAAAGGATTACGAAAGGAATACGACAACGGCTTTCGCGCTCTCGATGATATTGACCTCGAAATCGGCAGCGGGTTGACGGGACTGTTGGGACCGAACGGAGCCGGCAAGACGACCTTGATGCGCATCCTGGTCACTCTCCTCAAACCGACCGCCGGCGAGGTCAAGATCAACGGCTACGATCTGCAAAAAAATCGTCGGGAAATACGCGCCATGCTGGGCTATTTGCCTCAGGATTTCAGCATTTTTTCCAAGCTGCAGACCTGGGAGTTTCTGGACTATGCGGCGGCGCTTGCCGGTCTGCGCAATTCCCGAGAAAGGCGGCAGGCCGTCGATTCCATGCTCGAAAAAGTCGGTCTCTATGAAGTGCGCGATCGGCAGGCCAACAAACTCTCCGGCGGTATGAAGCGGCGCTTGGGAATTGCCCAGGCGCTCATCGGTTCGCCCAAAATCGTCATCGTCGACGAGCCGACCACCGGTTTGGATCCGGAAGAGCGCATTCGCTTCCGCAATCTTCTCTCCGACATGGCACGCAATGACATCATCATCATTCTTTCCACGCACATCGTCGGCGACATTTCCAGCACCTGCCGCGACATGGCCCTGCTCGACCATGGCCGCGTCATTTTTAAAGGCGCGCCGGAAAAGCTCATCGAAGAAGCGCGCGGGCATGTCTGGCAGATACGCGTCGGCGATGCCGAACTGGAGGCCGTCAAGGCAAAATATCCTGTGGTTACCTCCATTCCGGCCGAGGACGGCTGGGACGTTCAGATCGTAGCTGAAGAACTGGACGGCTATCAAGGTATGCCGATCGAACCGAACCTCGAACATGCCTACGTCTATCGCATGGAACGACTGGGTGAGTCTGTTTCTCTCAACTGA